The genomic segment ACTTCCGTTCCCGCTCGGGCCTGCCGGTGATCAACGTCGCCGGCTGTCCGACGCATCCCGGCTGGGTCGTCGATACGCTGCTCGCGCTGGCGCTCGACGCGCTGGCTGCCGGCGACCTCGATGCCTGGCAGCGGCCGCGCTTCTACACCGAGCAACTGGTGCACCATGGCTGCCCGCGCAACGAGTATTACGAGTTCAAGGCGAGTGCCCAGAAGCCCTCGGACCTCGGCTGTCTGATGGAGAACCTGGGCTGCAAGGGAACACAGGCCCACGCCGACTGCAACCTGCGGCCCTGGCACGGTGTCGGCTCCTGTCTGCGCGGCGGTTTTGCCTGCATCTCGTGCACGGAGCCCGGCTTCGAGGAACCCGGCCACCCGTTCATGGAGACCGCCAAGATCGCCGGCATCCCGACCGGACTGCCGGTCGACATGCCGAAAGCCTGGTTCGTCGCGCTGGCCGCGCTCTCCAAGTCGGCGACGCCGAAACGGGTGCGCGAGAACTCGCGTTCCGACCATCCGCTGATCGCGCTGGGGGTTCGCAAGGGCGGTAGCAAGTGAGGCCCGCTCAGCGTTCCGCCAGCCACTGCAGCAGGGCGTCGATCGCCGGTTTGCCGAGCCTGGCTTTCGGATCGTTGATCAGGAAGACGACGATCCAGCGCCTGCCGCCCTGATCGAGAAGGTAGCCCGCCACCGCCCGGACGCCCTCGAGGTAGCCCGTCTTGAGGTGCGCCCTGCCGCCGGCGGCACTGCCGTTGAGGCGCCGGCGCAGCGTGCCGTCGACTCCGGCGAGTGGCAACGAGGCGATGAATTCCGGCATTGCCGGGCTCTGCCAGGCGGCGCGCAGCAGCTGCGCCAGCCCCTCTGCCGAGACGCGCTCACTGCGCGACAGCCCGGAGCCGTTGTCGACCACCAGCCCGGGCAGTTTGAGGCCCTTTGCCTGCAGCCAGGATTCCACCTGCCGGCGGGCACCCTCGGCGGTGGCCGGTCGCTCGCCATCGAGGCTGAGGAACAGCTGGCGCGCCATGACGTTGTTGCTGTACTTGTTGATCTCGCGGATGATCTCGGCCAGTGGCGGCGACTCCTGGGTGGCAATCGTGCTGGCCGTCGCCGGCGTCCGCCCGGCGCGCACGCGGCCGCCGAAACTGCCGCCGAGCTCGTGCCAAAGCGCGCGGAAGAGCCCGTCGACCTGGGTGTCGGCAGGCCAGGGCATGAGGTGCAGCGCCTTCTCGCCACAGGCCGCCGGGAAACTGCCGGCGAGTTCGATGGTCTGGCCACTGACTGTCGCCCGGATCTGTTCGCGCCAGTCGCCGCAGCCTTCGTGCCCGAGGCTGAGGCGGTTGCTGATGCGCAGGCCATCGCTCGGCGTCTCGGCGATCACCCTGACCATCGTCCGTGCGGCGTCTGCCTGCAGCGTCAGCCGGATGCTCGCCAGGTTGACCAGCAGCGCGTCGGGACCGGCGTTGTAAGGGCGCAGAGGCTGGCCGTCGAAGGCCCCGGGGTCGTGCTCGGCGACGGCAAAAGCGCTGCGGTCGAGCACGACGTCGCCCCTGATCTCGCTGACGCCGCGGACACGGATCTGGCGCAGGAGCAGCCAGAACTGTTCGAGGCCGAGCCGGGGATCGCCACTGCCGCGCAGGTAGAGGTTGCCATCCAACCGGCCGTCGCGGACGGCTGCATCGGCGAGCGCATCGGTGCGCCAGGTGTGGGCGGGGCCGAGCAGTTCGAGGGCGGCGTAGGTCGTCAGCAGCTTCATCGCCGACGCCGGGTTCAGCGCTGTCCGCGCATTGTGTGCGAGCAGTGGCGCTCCGCCGTCCACCGCCTGCACGACGATGCCGACCGAGCGGGCGGGAATTCCCGCCTGCTCGAGTGCGCGGCTGACGCTGGCCGGAATTTCGGCGGCCGCGACCACGCCCAGCCAGGCGGCGAGCCATAGCACGAGGGCGGCACGGATCATGCTCTTCCCCGTCCGGATCCGGCAGGTGCTGGGCGCACCCCGCACACCGGCGCGCTGGCGACGAATCGCTGCAGCCTCATTGGCGCCGGCTCAGGGCCGGTCGCCAGTCCGGCGTTCAGCCATGTTCCCAAGGTGGCGGATGGCTGAGGAACTCGGCCAGCAGCGGCTCCAGCTGCGTCAGCATCAGGTCGTTGCGACCTGCCAGCCAAGCGCGCACCAGATCGCTGTGGTGGCCCGGAACGGCCTGCAGGACGAGTTGCTCGGCGACCGTCGCGTCGTTCATCCGTCCGAGGAGATCGAGCAGGCCGGCGGCACTCTGGTGGTAGCGTTGCAGCCGCTTCGCCGGGAACAGCGGCGCGAAGAACTCGATTGCGTAGCGCAAGCGTTTCAGGGCGACCCGCAACGCATGCCGGGCTTCCGGGTTCGAGTCGCGGGTCTCGGCTGCGAGCGCGGCGACACGCTTCGCGCGCTTGTTCAGCGAGCGGGGTGCAAAGACCGTGACGGGTGGCTTTCGGCTCTCCAGGAGCGCCAGCGTCGCGGCAGTGAACTCGAGCAGCAGTTGCGAGTAGGCCTCCGCCTTGATCGCCGCCTGCGCCGTCTTGCGGCAGGCGGCCAGCTGGTTGCGCGCCTGCGTCGACAGTCTCTGGACGTCGCCATGATCCGGGAAGGCCTTGCTGATCGGCGGCAGGATCTCGGTGATGAAGACGTCCCAGTTGCGGGTGTCGCCTAGCTGGTTCGCGAGTGCTCGCCAGCGCGGATCGAAGTTGTTTACATAGTCTTCCGGCAGCAGCGGTCGCCACAGGCGGATCGCCGAGCGCAGGCGACGGATCGACACCCGCGCCTGGTGGATGAACTCCGGGGCGTCGGTCTCACGGACCCCGCGCTCGTTGCCCTGCAGCTGTGACAGACAGGAGAAGGCGGTACTGCGGAAGACGCCGATGCTGGTCATTCCCATGCTCAGCGGGACTGGCCCCGCCTTGGCGGGTGCCAGTTTGGCATCGTGCGCCAGGCGGTAGCCGCGCTCGGCCTTGCTGACGCCTTCGGGGTGCAGCGGCAGGTCGGCTTGCAGGGCCAGGGCGGCGGTGAAGAGGTCGCTGGCATCTCCCTCGAGCAGTTCGAGTTCGAGTTCACAGATGTTTTCCCTGCGTTCGCCGGCGACGATCGTTCCGCGGTCGAGAGCAACCTCGATGCGGCTGCCCTCGCGCGGCGTCAGTACCCACAGGCTGCGCGTGAAGTCGGTGGTGAATACCGGGACGAGCTCGGCTGTGGCCTCTTCGAGGAAGCGGCGCAATTTGGGACTGTCGACGTGGCTGAAGTCGAATTGCCCCGGCTGGCCGGGTACTTCCCATTCGCGGCGCTGCGCCAGTCCGCCGGGCGACGGCGCGTCGCTCTTGACGGTGAGCAGCCATGCCTCGCCCTTCTGCCGGTAGCGAACGGCGAGACGCTTGCGCTGCAGGCGCTGGTCCGGGGTGTCGTAATAGGTATTGACCAGCTTCTGTCGCACGGGCTTGCTTGCGGCCAGCAGCGGGTGCGACGACAGGCGGCGTACGGCCGTTGCCGGCAGGCTCAGCTTGATCTCGGTTTCCAGTGCCATGCTTCATTGTCTCCTCTTGGTTGGTATGGTGTGGCCCCAGCCTCAGTGCTCGTGGAAACGCAGCTTCTCGACTTCGGGGATGTGGATCTTTCGTCCTTCGACGACGATCAATCCCTTTTCCGAGAGTTCGTGCAGGATACGTGAGAAGTATTCCTGCGTCAGGTTGAGACGGGAGGCAATGACGCCCTTGTTCGTCGGCAGCGTCACGGTGATCGACCGCTCGCCGCCGTTCGGGTACTCGCGCAACAGATAGCCGATGATCCGCTGCCTACCCGAGTGCAGCGAATAGGACTCGACATCGTTGATCAGGTGGTGCAGGCGCATCGACAGTCCGGCAATCATCTTGCGTCCCAGTCTCGGATCCTTGTCCAGTTCGTCGAGGATCGCGGTCTTCGAGATGTGCAGCAACAGCGAATCGGCGAGCGCCTGCGCATAGACCATGAACGGCTTGTCCATGAACATGACGGCCTCGCCGAAGGTCTGGCCCTGGCCGACGATGTCGACGACCTTCTCGCCACCCTGTGGCGAGGTGAAGGCCAGCTTGACCTGCCCGTAGACGATCAGGTAGAAGCCGGTCGGCGTGTCTCCCTTGTGGAACAGGATGTCTCCACGGGTCGCAGTGACTTCACGCGAACCGCGGGCCAGGCGGGCAATCTCGTCGGGTTCCAGTCCGTTGAACAGCGGGACGTGCGCCAGCAGCGCTTCGATGTTGATGCCGTGTTGCTGTGGGTGAGCGTGTGGTCTGATCAAGTTGGTCAGCGCGGGATGGGTCAGTCGCCAATCTTCGCACGTGTCACCCCCGGCGGCAAGCCGCTGCCGGACGATCGGTGTTCAGGAGCGGCGCGATGACTGCCGCAGCCGCCGGCCGGGCGGCGACCGTGCCACTGCAGTTGCGCCAGCGGCGGGTCATCCGGGATTCAGGGGAAGCGGTCGGCAGCCGCCAGCAGCGGGGCGCTGGCATCCTTGCGGGCGAGAATCGGCGGCTCATCGAGCGGCCAGTCGACGGCGACGTCGGGGTCGTTCCAGCGCAGGTTGCGCTCGTGTTCCGGTGAGTAGTAGTCGGTGGTCTTGTAAAGGAACTCGGCGCTCTGCGAAAGCACCAGGAAGCCATGGGCGAAGCCCGGGGGAATCCACAACTGCCTCTTGTTCTCTCCGCTGAGCTCATGACCGACCCAACGGCCGAACGTCGGCGAGTGCTGGCGCAGATCGACCGCGACGTCGAAGACCATCCCCTGCACGACCAGTACCAGCTTGCCCTGGGCCTTCGGCGGCAGTTGGTAGTGCAGTCCGCGCAGGACGTTCCGCGCGGATCGTGAGTGGTTGTCCTGCACGAAGGAGAGTTCGAGGCCGGTTGCGCGGGCGAACGAACGGGCATTGAAGCTCTCGAAGAAATATCCGCGTTCGTCGCCGAAAATCTCCGGTTCGATGAGCAGGACATCGGGAATGGCGGTGGCGGTGACGATCATCTGTGGTCCGGTTCCTTTCTTCTCGCTGGTCGGGCTTCCGTGCTTGACCAGGATGCAGCGGCGGTCGCCACTCGGCTGCTGTCGGTGTGGGGCCGCGCTGCGGCGAAGGGGAGCCGGCTGCCGGACATCGCTCAGCTGCCGAGGATCTGCTGCAGAACGTGTCGCAAGCCCCTCTGCCAGTGTGGCAGTTCCAGGCCGAAGGCATGTTGCAGCTTGCGCGTGTCGAGTCGGGAGTTGGCGGGTCGGCTGGCGGCAGTCGGGTATTCGGCAGTCGAGATCGCCGTGATCGTTTCCGGTTTGGCGCGGAGCTTCCTGCCCGCACGGATCGCTTCGTCGACGACGAAGCGGGCGTAGTCACACCAGTTGGTGTCGCCGCCGGCAACACAATGGTAGATTCCGTAGGGGAAGGCTTGCAGATCGTCCCCTCGTTGCTGCTGGCGAACGAGGTGGGCGGTGATGTCAGCCAGCAGCGCAGCCGAAGTCGGGGTTCCCCACTGGTCGGCAACCACTCTGAGACTGTCGCACTCGCTTGCCAGCCGCAGTATGGTCTTCGCGAAGTTGCCGCCGTGGGCGCCGGCAATCCAGGCGGTACGCAGGATCAGGTGGCGCCGGGTGGCATCCTGCAGGGCGACCTCACCCGCGCGCTTGCTCTGGCCGTAGGTGCTGCGCGGTCGGGTTGCGTCCAGTTCGTCGTAGGGGCCTTGCTTGCTGCCGTCAAAGACATAGTCGGTCGAGTAGTGCACGACGAAGGCGCCCAGTCGGGCTGCTTCCTCACCGAAGACTCGTGGCGCCGACGCGTTGACCGCGAAGGCCTGATCGCGCTCGGTCTCCGCTCCGTCCACCGCGGTATGTGCCGCTGCGTTTACGATTATCCCCGGGCGGACCGCACGGACCAGTTGGCGGATGGCCGCGGGCTTGGCAAGGTCGCATTCCGCCCGGCCGATCGCGACGACCTCGCCGAGCGGCGCGAGCGCTCGCTGCAGTTCGAAGCCGACCTGGCCATTCTTGCCGGTGAGCAGGATCTTCAAGGTGGGAAGAGGTGTCGCCGTGCGGTTCGGTGGATGAAGCCGGCTTCTCGCAGCGACGGCAGCCGGGAGACGACAAAAAACCACCGCGACGGTGGCTTCATTGTTTGCTGCCGTTGGCACGCCCGGAGCGATTCGAACGCCCGACCCCTTGGTTCGTAGCCAAGTACTCTATCCAGCTGAGCTACGGGCGCCTTGCCATGTTTGAGCGCGAGATTATACCGGCCGGATGGCGCTTGCTCAAGCACAATTTTGCACTCTTGCACTGCTTGCACCCGGCTCACCAGGTTGTCGGGGATGGGACTCCCCGCGCATGCGCGGTCGTGCGGGAGCCGGGTTTCCGCTGCCGGTATCAGGGCGTCGTCGCACTCCGGCGCGAAGCGCCAGCGGCAGCGTCCTCGGGTTCGGGCTCTTCGAAGAGCATGAGCGATTCGCCATCGTCGATCGGTTCCGCTCGCTTCCCATCCTTCGCCCGCGGGACGATCTCCGACGGGTTGCCGCCCAGAAGGCGATACTGCTCGCGCAGGGTCTTGGCGTCCGGATTGTATTCGAGACCGGTCCTGACCAGTTGCTTGGCCTCTGCCTTCTGTCCGGAGCGCATCAGGTACTCGGCCCAGTGCGAGTATCCGGGCGAGTAATCGGGTTTCAGCGCCCTGGCTTCGGCGAAGACCTTGTTCGCTTCCTGCGGGCGCCCGCGACGCAACTCGATCTCGCCGATGCCGGCGTAGATCTCGGGGAGCAGGATGAAATCTCGCGGCGCCCGCTGGGCGACATACCAGTAGTCGCCGACAACGGCACCGAGAAGGTGGTTTCTTTCCTGTTCAGTGGCGGTGCTCCGCATGGCCCGCAGCAGGTTCAACTTGCCCCAGCAGTAATGGTGCATGTGCCAGAAGGTCGGGCCCATCATCGCTACCCAGGGTTTCGCTTCGGCGGAAGGTGAGTCAGGCAGGCCGCTGCGGCCAAAGGCATGCGTGTAGGGGCAGTAGCGTGGCACTGCGGCCATCTCCGCAGGCGTCACGTTCTTCACTTGGCCGCTGGCGATTCCGGCCAGGGCCCAGAGGCCGATGACGCAGGCAAGGCGTGCCATTCGATGGTCTGGGCAGTGGCTGAACCGCTTGGCATCGCTGAACATGCTCGGATTTCCTGTTCTGGGTTGGGGGTGTTGGGAGGTTGTGGTCAGAGCCCGTCGCTCGCTGCGTGGCGGCTCTCGTTCAGGCTCGCGTCACCGCGTCCGCTGCGGCGGCAGCGAGCCCCGCCGGCGAAGTCCGGTGGGACGGGCGGTGACATCCAGCGCATTTCGCATTCTAGCGGCAGTCGATGGAACATGGCGAGCAGCGGCCGGCCACGCTCGCGGTCCGGCGGCGGGGCCCGTTGCCGGACCGATGCCAGTCAGGCAAGAGCGTTGGTCGCTTCCTGGATGATCCGTGCCTGCTCGTCCTCGAGACCAAGCCACAGGGGCATGCGAACCAGCCGTTCCGACAGTGAATCGGTATGACTCATGCTGCCGCAGGCGCGTCCGAGTTTCTGGCCCATGGGCGCGCTGTGCAGCGGGACATAGTGGAACACCGTGCCGATGGCGTGCGCTCTCATCGTTTCGATGAAGCGCGTTCGCGTTCGAGATCCGGCAGCAGCAGGTAATACATGTGCGCGTTGTGCGAGCAGTCGCGCGGAATGATTGGCCGCCTGCAGGCGCCCTTCTCCTCGGCCCGCCGGAACCACTGATGGTAGGTCGACCAGAGGGCGAGCCGGCGCTTGTTGATGGCGTCGGCTTCTTCCATCTGCGCCCAGAGGAAGGCGGCGATGATCTCTCCGGGGAGATACGAAGAGCCGATGTCGACCCAGGTGTACTTGTCGACCTGCCCACGGAAGAACTGACTGCGGTTGGTTCCCTTCTCGCGAACGATCTCGGCCCTGGTCACCAGGCTGGCATCGTTGATCAGCAGCGCACCGCCCTCACCCGAGATGATGTTCTTCGTCTCGTGGAACGACAATGCCGCCAGGTGGCCGATGCTGCCGAGTGGTCGGCCCTTGTAGGTGGCCATGATTCCCTGCGCCGCATCCTCGATGACCAGCAGGCCGTAGCGTCGGGCGATGTCCATGATGCTGTCCATCTCGCAGGCGACTCCGGCATAGTGCACGGGGACGATTGCCCTGGTGCGCGGCGTGATTGCCTCCTCGATCCGTGTTTCGTCGATGTTGAGCGTATCCGCCCGGATGTCGACGAAGACCGGTACGGCACCCCGCAGGGCGAAGGCGTTGGCGGTCGAGACGAAGGTGTAGGAGGGCATGATCACCTCGTCACCCTCCTTGATGTCAGCCAGGATCGCAGCCATCTCCAGCGCTGCGGTGCAGGAGTGGGTGAGCAGCGCCTTGCGGCAGCCGATGCGGCTCTCCAGCCAGTTGTTGCAGTGCCGGGTGAACTGGCCGTCGCCGGCGAGGTGTCCCGCGGCGTGTGCCTGGGAGATGTACCAGAGTTCCTTGCCGGTCATGTACGGCTTGTTGAACGGGATCATGGACGCTTTTCCGGAGGTGAAGATGGTGCCAGGCACCGATGGAGGGTGAGTGCGGCCCGTCGGCCGGGGTGCGGCAAGGTGGCCGCCCGCCGAGCTGCGGGGAATGGATCGCCCGCCATCGGCGCACACTTGGCTGCCGCTGCAGCGCGCTCCGCGGTAGGCAAACACTGTGGGCGGCTCATGACGATGAGCCGCTGCGCCGCTGCGGGACGCCGCCGCGTCGCGTAGCGCAGGGCCGTCCCGATCCTGCGCCAACGCGCAGGGTGAGGTTCGATTGCGGCGCATCGATCAGCGAGTCATGATCACCAGGCCGGTGACCACCAGCAAGGTCCCCAGGACTCTCTGCAGCGAAAGCGCCTCATTGAGAAAGACGACCGAGAAAGCCATCACGATGAGGAAGGCCAGGCTCATGAACGGGTAGGCGTAGTTCAGGTCGAGGCGCGTCATGGCTGCCATCCAGGCCAGCGAGGCGAGAAAGGCGGACGCCAGGCCGGTCATGATCCATGGGTTGAGGAACTGCAGGAGCAGGAACTGCAGCTTGCCGAGCGTACCTGCGGGCATGGGGCCGACGCTGCCCATCTGCCACTTCAGGACGAGCTGGCCATACACCGTGAACAGCAGCGTGAGTGCAATGTACACGTGTCCGGGAATGTCAAATCTCGCCTGCATCGGGCTTGCTCCTCGTCAAGGTGCGCCAACCGGTGGGCTTGCCCGGGATCTGTCGGCGGGGGGTTGGCCTGGTGCCCCGGCGATCGACGTCTGGCGGCGCTGCTGCTCGTCTTCCCTGGCCGCCTGCCGCGCGCGCAGGCCGCGGCAGCAGCAGCGACGTGGCGAACGATAGCGCGAGGAGACACGGGTGAATGTGATCGAATGATCAGTCATCGTCAGATTTCCGCCCGCACGGCATGTACCTCAGTGCGCCGCCGCGTCGGCGGTTACCGCCAGGCAATCGGCTCTGATCCCGTAGATCGTCGCCGGCAGGGGGCGTGCCAGCAAGTCCAGCTGCCTGGCCACCTTCTCTGCGATCGCGGCCGGCAGGATCGCTGCGGCAGAGCGCAGACCGCTGACGATCCGTGACCCGAGTCCCATGCCGGTCGGCTCGAGCTCGCCGAGTCGGTGCCAGCAGTGGGGAAGACCCTCCGCGCGTGAATACGGGCCCTGCTGGCCCCAGTCCGCGGTCTGGCGGTCGAAAACCGCGTGGGCGACGAACCCGTCGGCGTCCGCCTTCAAGGCCACACCCGGGGCGTCACGGGCGAGCGACTGGATATCGCCGATGCGTGGCGCATCGGCCGGGGAGGTCGCGAACAGTCGGGCGTAGTTGCCGGTGCGGATGGCACTGGTCATGCCGAAGACGACGCTGTTCGGATGCTCGCGGGCGTAATGAAGCGCCGCCTTGCTGTTCGCCACGAAGGACTGGATGACCTGTTGTTCCAGTGCGGTGCCGATGATGCCGAGGGGAATGATCAGCGCAACGGCGACCAGGGTCGCCAGGCTGCGGCCGAGTCGCGACAGCGCATAGCCTGCCAGCAGGGACAGCGGGGCGAGGAACACGATGGCGTAGTTCACCTGCTTGGTGATCAACAGCAGCGGTTTGAACGAGACGATGAACAGGCTGAAAACGCCAATCAGTCCGAGGCACCAGATGGCGACACGGGTCAGGCCGTCGTCGTGCCGATTCCGCGTCAGCCAGAGAAGGAGACCTGCCACTGCCAGCGGCCCGAGCAGCCAGGTGTGCTTGATGTCGAGCAGGAGGAGACGGAGGTAGAACGTCGGGTCGTTGCCGCTGCTCACCTTCTGGACGTACTCGGCGGCGCCCGAGGTCGTCATCCGCCAGATCTTCCAGAAGTCGCCTTCCATGATGAGGAACAGCAGTCCGTTGAGCACGAGCATTGCCAGGAAGCCCGTGGCCATCAGCAGCCACTTGTTGTGCAGCCGCCTTTCCCGAACGACGTAAAGGGCAAAGACGAGGACGTAAACGAGCGCGACCGAGCTCTTGATCCACCAGACGAAGCCGGCTGCCAGTCCGGCGCAGAGGTAGTAGGCACGGCGACCGCTGCGATCGCCCTCGAAGAGGGCGAAGAAGCTCAGGCTGATGAAGAAGGCGAGCGGCGCGTCGGCCATCAGGCGCCCGGCATAGTGGGCATGCAGGGGGGTGAAGGCGAGGACGAGTCCTGACAGCACGGCCGCCTGCTCGCCCCAGAAGCGCCGCGCGATGAGGTAGACGAGGGCGATTTCGCCCAAAGAGCAGAGCAGGGACCAGAGGTTGGCGACGAACTCGCTGCGGCCCAAAATCCAGACGAGGAAGCCGACCGGCAGGCTGATTCCCAGACGCACGGCGCCGATGTAGTCGGCGCGCGCCCATTCGCCTTGCGCAATCTTCAGTGCCTGCTCGGTGTAGGTCACTTCGTCCGAACCGAAGCAGCCGGTGAAGAACGCCAGGCGCAGGGCCAGGGCAGCAAGGAGCAGCGCGGGCAGAAACCAGAAGCTGTTGTCCCGGGACACACTCCCGCCCGCCGCGGGCTGGCCGGGCGGAAGCGCGAGGATGGCGTGCTGCTGCTCGCCGCTGCTCACACCGGTACCCGGTAGCCGGCAAAAAGGCGTTCGAGGTTGCGGTACATGATGTTCTCGACACGGTGTGCTTCAATGCCCTCGCTGAGCAGGGCGAAGCGTTCGAGGATCCTCGCCGGCGGGTACTCGGGGAAGTCGGAGCCGATGGTGATCAACTGGTCGGTCGTCGAGAAGAGGTAGCGCATGTCGTCGTCGAGGCGGCTGCCGGCGTAGCGCATCAGCGTGAAGGAAAAGTCCAGCATCAGGTTCGGGTTGGCGCGTACGATCTCGAAGAGGTCGAGCATCGACGGACCGGCGGCGTGCAACAGCAGGATGCGCGTGTCCGGGCAGGCGTTGGCGATGTAGTCGATGGTGTCCGGGGCATTCGTCGTCGCCAGTCCGCGACGCCGGAAGAGCGTGTCGAGCAGGATCACCAGCCCGTGCTCGGCTGCCGCGTCGAAGACGGCGATGCACTTTGCGTCGAGCGGATCATAACCATTCATGCGCGGATGCAGCTTGATGCCGGCGAAGCCCTGCGCCGCCAGTTCGGCCACCACCGCCTCGACACGGCGCAGCGTCGGCAGGGTGCGCGGGTTGAGGCCGGCGATCGGGACGAAGCGCTCCGGATGCGCACGCGCCGACTCGATGATCACTTCGTTGTCGACGTAATCGGCGATCGCCACCAGGCAGGCGCGGTACACGTCCGCTTCGTCCATGTCCTGCAGGAGCCTCGCAAGCGTTGCGTCGTAGCGCCGCTCGCCGCACCAGCTGCCGTCACGGGTGACGTGCGTCAGCGAGTCGAAAAGCTTCATCGTGTCGTCCTTTCAGTCAATCAGTCGATGCTCGTGAATTCGCCGGCGCCAGCCATGCGCACGCGCAGCAGGGAAATGGCGCGCCGAGCGATGGCGATGACCTCGGTCGCCGTGTCGCCGAGGGTGACCACGTAGCCCGGTCGGCGGTCCTTGTGTTCGAGCGGGCCGACTTCATCACCGGCCTGCAGGTTGAGGTGGACGGCAGCGACACCGGGCACCGCGGCTGCGCTGTCAATGCCGCCGATCTCGGCGATCGTGCCGCGCGGCATGCTGAAGAACTCGATAGTCGCGGCTCGTGGCATCGGCAGCGGGTCGATGCGCACCGCTTCGCCGAGCGCCCGCCCGATCATCGCGCGGTTCGCGTTCACCCCTGAGACGTGTGGCAGGACGTGGGTGTAGATCATGACGCCGCCGCCGCGCGCCGCGATGTCGATCGGCACGATGTGCTCGCCGTCGAGCATGAACTCGGCGTGGAATACTCCATCGAGCAGACCGAGTGCCGACAGGGTGGCGCAGACGGTTGCCCGGATGCGCTCGAACTCCGCGTCTGGCAGCGCACCCCGATAGAGG from the Accumulibacter sp. genome contains:
- a CDS encoding EamA family transporter, whose product is MQARFDIPGHVYIALTLLFTVYGQLVLKWQMGSVGPMPAGTLGKLQFLLLQFLNPWIMTGLASAFLASLAWMAAMTRLDLNYAYPFMSLAFLIVMAFSVVFLNEALSLQRVLGTLLVVTGLVIMTR
- a CDS encoding Crp/Fnr family transcriptional regulator, coding for MIRPHAHPQQHGINIEALLAHVPLFNGLEPDEIARLARGSREVTATRGDILFHKGDTPTGFYLIVYGQVKLAFTSPQGGEKVVDIVGQGQTFGEAVMFMDKPFMVYAQALADSLLLHISKTAILDELDKDPRLGRKMIAGLSMRLHHLINDVESYSLHSGRQRIIGYLLREYPNGGERSITVTLPTNKGVIASRLNLTQEYFSRILHELSEKGLIVVEGRKIHIPEVEKLRFHEH
- the rfbC gene encoding dTDP-4-dehydrorhamnose 3,5-epimerase is translated as MIVTATAIPDVLLIEPEIFGDERGYFFESFNARSFARATGLELSFVQDNHSRSARNVLRGLHYQLPPKAQGKLVLVVQGMVFDVAVDLRQHSPTFGRWVGHELSGENKRQLWIPPGFAHGFLVLSQSAEFLYKTTDYYSPEHERNLRWNDPDVAVDWPLDEPPILARKDASAPLLAAADRFP
- a CDS encoding HupU protein, with amino-acid sequence MKLIWLQAAGCGGCTQSLLAGEGRGGVLAQLAESGIELCFHPALSEASGSETLALLGAAIAGELPCDLLCIEGALLRGPNGSGRFQTLAGRPLIDVVRDLAQRARHVLAIGTCSAYGGIIAAGENRSEACGLQFDGDQEGGVLGIDFRSRSGLPVINVAGCPTHPGWVVDTLLALALDALAAGDLDAWQRPRFYTEQLVHHGCPRNEYYEFKASAQKPSDLGCLMENLGCKGTQAHADCNLRPWHGVGSCLRGGFACISCTEPGFEEPGHPFMETAKIAGIPTGLPVDMPKAWFVALAALSKSATPKRVRENSRSDHPLIALGVRKGGSK
- a CDS encoding CHAD domain-containing protein — its product is MALETEIKLSLPATAVRRLSSHPLLAASKPVRQKLVNTYYDTPDQRLQRKRLAVRYRQKGEAWLLTVKSDAPSPGGLAQRREWEVPGQPGQFDFSHVDSPKLRRFLEEATAELVPVFTTDFTRSLWVLTPREGSRIEVALDRGTIVAGERRENICELELELLEGDASDLFTAALALQADLPLHPEGVSKAERGYRLAHDAKLAPAKAGPVPLSMGMTSIGVFRSTAFSCLSQLQGNERGVRETDAPEFIHQARVSIRRLRSAIRLWRPLLPEDYVNNFDPRWRALANQLGDTRNWDVFITEILPPISKAFPDHGDVQRLSTQARNQLAACRKTAQAAIKAEAYSQLLLEFTAATLALLESRKPPVTVFAPRSLNKRAKRVAALAAETRDSNPEARHALRVALKRLRYAIEFFAPLFPAKRLQRYHQSAAGLLDLLGRMNDATVAEQLVLQAVPGHHSDLVRAWLAGRNDLMLTQLEPLLAEFLSHPPPWEHG
- the dacB gene encoding D-alanyl-D-alanine carboxypeptidase/D-alanyl-D-alanine endopeptidase; this translates as MIRAALVLWLAAWLGVVAAAEIPASVSRALEQAGIPARSVGIVVQAVDGGAPLLAHNARTALNPASAMKLLTTYAALELLGPAHTWRTDALADAAVRDGRLDGNLYLRGSGDPRLGLEQFWLLLRQIRVRGVSEIRGDVVLDRSAFAVAEHDPGAFDGQPLRPYNAGPDALLVNLASIRLTLQADAARTMVRVIAETPSDGLRISNRLSLGHEGCGDWREQIRATVSGQTIELAGSFPAACGEKALHLMPWPADTQVDGLFRALWHELGGSFGGRVRAGRTPATASTIATQESPPLAEIIREINKYSNNVMARQLFLSLDGERPATAEGARRQVESWLQAKGLKLPGLVVDNGSGLSRSERVSAEGLAQLLRAAWQSPAMPEFIASLPLAGVDGTLRRRLNGSAAGGRAHLKTGYLEGVRAVAGYLLDQGGRRWIVVFLINDPKARLGKPAIDALLQWLAER
- a CDS encoding tetratricopeptide repeat protein, producing MFSDAKRFSHCPDHRMARLACVIGLWALAGIASGQVKNVTPAEMAAVPRYCPYTHAFGRSGLPDSPSAEAKPWVAMMGPTFWHMHHYCWGKLNLLRAMRSTATEQERNHLLGAVVGDYWYVAQRAPRDFILLPEIYAGIGEIELRRGRPQEANKVFAEARALKPDYSPGYSHWAEYLMRSGQKAEAKQLVRTGLEYNPDAKTLREQYRLLGGNPSEIVPRAKDGKRAEPIDDGESLMLFEEPEPEDAAAGASRRSATTP
- the rfbD gene encoding dTDP-4-dehydrorhamnose reductase codes for the protein MKILLTGKNGQVGFELQRALAPLGEVVAIGRAECDLAKPAAIRQLVRAVRPGIIVNAAAHTAVDGAETERDQAFAVNASAPRVFGEEAARLGAFVVHYSTDYVFDGSKQGPYDELDATRPRSTYGQSKRAGEVALQDATRRHLILRTAWIAGAHGGNFAKTILRLASECDSLRVVADQWGTPTSAALLADITAHLVRQQQRGDDLQAFPYGIYHCVAGGDTNWCDYARFVVDEAIRAGRKLRAKPETITAISTAEYPTAASRPANSRLDTRKLQHAFGLELPHWQRGLRHVLQQILGS
- a CDS encoding ArnT family glycosyltransferase; the protein is MSRDNSFWFLPALLLAALALRLAFFTGCFGSDEVTYTEQALKIAQGEWARADYIGAVRLGISLPVGFLVWILGRSEFVANLWSLLCSLGEIALVYLIARRFWGEQAAVLSGLVLAFTPLHAHYAGRLMADAPLAFFISLSFFALFEGDRSGRRAYYLCAGLAAGFVWWIKSSVALVYVLVFALYVVRERRLHNKWLLMATGFLAMLVLNGLLFLIMEGDFWKIWRMTTSGAAEYVQKVSSGNDPTFYLRLLLLDIKHTWLLGPLAVAGLLLWLTRNRHDDGLTRVAIWCLGLIGVFSLFIVSFKPLLLITKQVNYAIVFLAPLSLLAGYALSRLGRSLATLVAVALIIPLGIIGTALEQQVIQSFVANSKAALHYAREHPNSVVFGMTSAIRTGNYARLFATSPADAPRIGDIQSLARDAPGVALKADADGFVAHAVFDRQTADWGQQGPYSRAEGLPHCWHRLGELEPTGMGLGSRIVSGLRSAAAILPAAIAEKVARQLDLLARPLPATIYGIRADCLAVTADAAAH